CCTACCTTTGGGCCGCGTGCCCCACAGGGACACAAAGGGCGTCGCCGTTCCCGACACCCTTTGGACCGAAACGGGAATTCCCGTTACTAGATTTGCTCGGCGTTCACGAGTTCGAAGATGGCGGCGCGGTGCTTACAGGGGCGTATGTGCTTGCCGCGATGGGCGCCTTTGAGCTTCCACCCCGGCGACTGAGACAAAGACCGAGCAACGGGATAGGGACGTGACTGGTGCTACAGTGGTTGACGCGGCGCACGAAAGAATTAGACTTCATGTGCGAAGTCTCCTCATAGGGGATTTGGTTGCCGGAACCGGTGGGATCTACTTGGCGGTTGACACCCACCGACTTCGGTCTTTTTGCAGAAGGGCAGTAAGCCTTACCACCGAAACAGAGTTTACAATTCCTACCATTTGGTTACAACCCAATTGGTAGGGTTTTCTCTTTTTTCCGTGGAGTTGGCCCGTGGTCACAACTTTGGCAAAAGAGAAAGATCAAACCGGTTTCGGCCTGCGACTCAAAACCCTTCGTGACGCGAAGGGTTTGAGCCAAGAGGCTCTCGGTGAGCTCTGTAACCCCAAGATGCGAGGGCAGGCGATTGCGCGCCTTGAGGGTAGCGGTCGCACCCCATCTTGGGAAACCGTCATTCGACTGGCAAAAGCCCTGAACGTTCCTACCGACGAATTCCTTCCGAAGGACTGAATAGATCAGTAGCCGATTTACTCACCTCTTGTTCTGGCTCGCTTATCCCAGCCGCGGTGAAGTGGTTACCTCGCTACCACACAACCGTTTAGCTCGATGTTGAGCCAAATACAGTTCGGCTGCGGCACGATACAC
This region of Gemmata massiliana genomic DNA includes:
- a CDS encoding helix-turn-helix domain-containing protein, which codes for MVTTLAKEKDQTGFGLRLKTLRDAKGLSQEALGELCNPKMRGQAIARLEGSGRTPSWETVIRLAKALNVPTDEFLPKD